In one window of Acaryochloris thomasi RCC1774 DNA:
- the pyrH gene encoding UMP kinase codes for MGRTYKRVLLKLSGEALMGSLPYGIDPAVVQSFAAEIADVVAKDIQVAIVVGGGNIFRGVKGAAGGMDRATADYIGMIATIMNAMTLQDALEQIEVPTRVQTAISMQEIAEPYIRRRAMRHLERGRVVIFGGGSGNPFFTTDTTAALRAAEIDAEIIFKGTKVDGVYDSDPNTNPNARRFKSLTYSHALTHDIGVMDSTAIALCKDNDIPISVFALSVSGNIRRALMGETIGTFVGGSCDIS; via the coding sequence ATGGGGCGAACGTACAAGCGGGTCTTGCTAAAACTGAGCGGGGAAGCTCTTATGGGGTCTCTCCCCTACGGCATTGATCCCGCCGTTGTGCAGAGCTTCGCAGCAGAAATTGCCGATGTCGTCGCCAAAGATATTCAAGTTGCCATCGTCGTCGGAGGCGGAAATATCTTCCGGGGCGTTAAGGGGGCTGCCGGCGGCATGGACCGGGCCACCGCCGACTACATTGGCATGATCGCTACGATCATGAACGCAATGACGCTCCAGGATGCCTTAGAACAGATTGAAGTGCCCACCAGAGTCCAAACCGCCATATCAATGCAAGAAATTGCTGAACCCTATATCCGGCGGCGGGCTATGCGGCACCTTGAACGAGGGCGAGTGGTGATTTTTGGCGGCGGTTCGGGCAATCCATTTTTTACCACCGACACAACGGCAGCTCTGAGAGCCGCAGAGATTGATGCCGAAATTATTTTTAAAGGGACGAAAGTTGACGGCGTCTACGATAGTGACCCAAATACAAATCCCAACGCTCGGCGATTCAAAAGTCTCACCTACAGCCACGCGCTTACCCACGATATTGGGGTGATGGACAGTACCGCGATCGCACTGTGCAAAGACAATGACATCCCTATTTCCGTTTTTGCTCTATCCGTCAGCGGCAACATTCGCCGCGCCCTGATGGGGGAAACCATTGGCACCTTTGTAGGAGGTTCATGTGACATTAGCTGA
- a CDS encoding response regulator transcription factor yields MSSQILLVEDEPRLAQFLNLELTSAGYGVTVCNDGMSGLMGVRQLDPNLVILDWMLPCLSGLELCRRLRQTGSKVPIILLTARNCIADRVAGLDSGADDYLVKPFRVEELLARVRTRLRSFQNPQVLRYSDLALNLESREVLQGTQRVELTVKEFDLLTYFLRNPKSVLSRSQIVKEVWHYEHQQNYNLIHVYISHLRKKLEQHNPRRLIHTVRGYGYILR; encoded by the coding sequence ATGAGTTCACAAATTCTATTGGTTGAAGATGAGCCGCGTCTAGCACAGTTTTTGAATTTAGAGCTAACGTCAGCGGGTTACGGCGTCACCGTGTGCAATGACGGGATGTCGGGCCTGATGGGCGTGCGTCAGCTTGACCCCAATCTTGTAATTTTAGATTGGATGCTGCCGTGCCTTTCGGGGTTAGAGCTCTGTCGTCGTCTGCGGCAGACGGGTAGCAAAGTGCCCATTATTCTACTGACGGCCAGAAACTGCATTGCAGATCGAGTCGCAGGTCTAGATTCAGGGGCTGATGACTATCTTGTAAAGCCCTTTAGGGTTGAAGAACTGTTGGCGAGAGTCAGAACTCGTCTCCGAAGTTTTCAGAATCCACAGGTACTCCGATATTCAGATTTGGCGCTCAACCTTGAGTCCCGTGAAGTGCTGCAGGGCACTCAACGGGTTGAGTTGACCGTGAAGGAATTTGACTTGCTGACGTATTTTCTGAGAAACCCGAAAAGCGTATTATCGCGATCGCAAATCGTCAAAGAGGTCTGGCACTATGAACACCAGCAAAACTACAACCTCATCCACGTCTATATCTCTCATCTACGGAAAAAACTAGAGCAGCACAATCCGCGACGCTTAATTCATACCGTCAGAGGGTACGGCTACATTTTACGTTGA
- a CDS encoding sensor histidine kinase, with product MTSDIDKLLQSITQQPQSRLAKIGERSAMIVHEVRNPLTTILMALQSFENLNLPETSQQRLNLALEEADRLQHLLNEILQYAKPYPLEYSALEVNALMTNFLELIQMMPKIADRKIVFIPAPEPISLLGNADKLKQVMINLLTNACEASPVEDEITWQVVPLAADNAVRIQVHNWGLPISPQALPHLTTSFFTTKPSGSGLGLAIVKQIVEDHGGQLHIESTLQSGTRVSVQLPAPSI from the coding sequence GTGACATCTGATATTGATAAATTACTGCAGAGTATTACCCAGCAGCCCCAATCACGCCTCGCTAAAATTGGCGAACGCTCCGCGATGATTGTTCATGAGGTGCGTAATCCTTTGACCACTATTTTGATGGCGCTGCAGTCATTTGAAAATCTCAATTTGCCAGAGACCTCGCAGCAGCGGTTGAACTTAGCCCTAGAAGAGGCCGATCGACTGCAGCACTTGCTCAATGAAATTCTGCAATATGCAAAACCTTACCCACTAGAGTACTCAGCTCTAGAAGTAAATGCTTTAATGACAAATTTTTTAGAGCTAATCCAGATGATGCCCAAAATAGCTGATCGAAAGATTGTCTTCATTCCAGCTCCTGAGCCTATTAGTCTGTTGGGCAACGCAGACAAACTCAAGCAGGTGATGATCAATTTACTCACCAATGCTTGCGAAGCTTCTCCAGTAGAAGATGAGATTACGTGGCAGGTTGTACCTCTTGCAGCAGACAATGCGGTTCGTATTCAGGTTCATAACTGGGGTCTCCCCATTTCACCTCAGGCACTGCCCCATTTGACAACCTCCTTTTTCACTACGAAACCCTCTGGCAGTGGCCTTGGCCTTGCGATTGTGAAGCAAATTGTCGAAGATCACGGTGGACAGCTTCATATTGAATCAACGCTGCAGTCTGGCACGCGGGTTTCTGTCCAACTCCCTGCACCGTCGATATGA
- the frr gene encoding ribosome recycling factor produces MKKAVEAARRSFNTIRTGRANPSLLDRIMVDYYGAPTPLKSLATMSTPDASTITIQAFDATSLGDIERAISMSDVGLVPNNDGKIIRLNIPPLTEERRQEFVKMASKLAEEGKVSVRNIRRDAVDDARKQGKSGDLSEDQALDLQDSIQKLTDKYSTEIDKLLAAKEKEILTV; encoded by the coding sequence ATGAAGAAGGCCGTTGAAGCAGCGCGGCGGTCTTTTAATACCATTCGCACCGGGCGAGCGAATCCTTCTCTGCTCGATCGGATCATGGTGGACTACTATGGTGCACCCACCCCTTTGAAGTCGTTGGCGACCATGAGTACCCCTGACGCTAGCACGATCACGATTCAGGCCTTTGATGCTACCAGTCTAGGAGATATTGAGCGGGCGATCTCAATGTCAGATGTGGGACTGGTGCCCAACAATGATGGCAAGATTATTCGTCTCAATATTCCGCCGCTCACGGAAGAGCGCCGCCAAGAGTTTGTCAAAATGGCTTCGAAGCTAGCGGAAGAGGGTAAGGTCTCGGTTCGCAACATCCGCCGTGATGCGGTCGATGATGCTCGAAAGCAAGGCAAGAGCGGTGACCTATCTGAAGACCAAGCTCTCGATCTTCAAGATTCGATCCAGAAGCTAACAGATAAGTATTCAACAGAAATTGATAAGCTCCTAGCGGCCAAAGAAAAAGAAATCCTGACAGTTTGA
- a CDS encoding TM0106 family RecB-like putative nuclease, with the protein MLLTARQLLSFQRCHRQTYLDAFGDLQNKAEPSDFLTKLRQDKAQHQQEFLANYTYERPNYPARDWIAGAQATLELMQAGVEQIHRGVLRVESDIDLVSVAIPDLLTKVPGDSFFGGWQYVPTSIQLSKRPKLEYQLLATFQAQVLADCQGVWPEVAYLYLRERGWYTVDLEKNRPKLADLLSELLTMLRQQQEPEAFIVNNRCSLCGWYEPCYAIAKSQKHLSLIPGITPSRYPILQAHNLTTTEAIAAIEPFDLQALTGFSKDVSVKMVHQAQAFVQDQPVTLALRPPGYDLPLPTAMVELYFDIEAEPSLNLAYLHGVLVINRQTQEQTFYPLLAQTPEEEQRVWEDFLALVQRYPNAPIFHFCAYEVQTVERLARLYDTPMPMIETLLERFVDLHIWVTKTVVLPIESYTLKLIARWIGFEWRNSEANGAQSIYWYSQWLETCDRTFLETILIYNEDDCRATYAVKEWLTIFLEQQATSTNGQQPLISDFATTDPHEI; encoded by the coding sequence ATGTTGCTCACTGCCCGACAGTTATTGAGTTTTCAACGCTGTCATCGTCAAACCTATCTCGACGCCTTTGGTGATCTGCAAAATAAGGCAGAGCCTAGTGACTTTTTGACAAAGCTGAGGCAAGACAAAGCGCAGCACCAACAGGAATTTTTAGCTAACTACACGTACGAGAGACCCAATTACCCTGCACGAGACTGGATCGCGGGTGCCCAAGCAACTCTAGAGCTGATGCAGGCGGGCGTTGAACAGATTCATCGAGGCGTCCTGCGGGTTGAGTCTGACATCGATTTAGTCTCCGTTGCGATCCCCGACCTGCTAACTAAGGTACCCGGGGATTCTTTCTTTGGGGGCTGGCAGTATGTCCCGACATCGATTCAGTTGAGTAAGCGTCCGAAGCTGGAGTATCAGCTACTGGCAACGTTTCAGGCGCAGGTGCTGGCTGACTGCCAGGGGGTTTGGCCCGAGGTGGCTTATCTCTATCTGCGCGAACGCGGCTGGTATACGGTGGATCTAGAGAAAAATCGGCCGAAGCTAGCGGACCTCCTTTCTGAGCTGCTGACGATGCTGCGACAGCAGCAGGAGCCAGAGGCGTTTATTGTTAACAATCGCTGTAGCCTATGTGGTTGGTATGAACCTTGTTATGCGATCGCAAAGTCTCAAAAACACCTATCGCTCATCCCTGGCATTACCCCCAGTCGCTATCCGATTCTACAGGCCCACAATCTGACAACAACTGAGGCGATTGCAGCCATTGAGCCGTTTGATCTACAGGCTCTAACAGGTTTTAGCAAAGATGTATCCGTGAAGATGGTGCATCAGGCCCAGGCGTTTGTTCAGGATCAGCCAGTCACGCTGGCCCTGCGCCCACCGGGGTATGATCTGCCTTTGCCGACGGCGATGGTTGAACTCTATTTTGATATTGAAGCGGAACCGAGCCTAAATCTGGCCTATCTCCATGGCGTATTGGTCATCAATCGCCAAACCCAGGAGCAAACCTTTTATCCGCTGTTGGCTCAAACCCCAGAAGAGGAACAGCGGGTCTGGGAAGATTTCTTAGCGTTAGTACAGCGCTACCCCAATGCACCCATCTTTCATTTTTGCGCCTACGAGGTGCAAACGGTGGAGCGGCTAGCTCGTCTATATGACACCCCTATGCCGATGATTGAGACGCTGCTGGAGCGGTTTGTCGATCTCCACATTTGGGTCACTAAAACCGTTGTCTTACCGATTGAAAGTTATACGCTGAAGCTAATTGCCCGCTGGATCGGGTTTGAATGGCGCAACTCAGAGGCCAATGGCGCGCAGTCGATTTACTGGTATAGTCAGTGGCTAGAAACTTGCGATCGCACCTTCTTAGAAACCATTTTGATATACAACGAAGACGACTGCCGTGCCACCTACGCGGTCAAAGAATGGCTGACGATCTTTCTAGAGCAGCAGGCAACATCAACGAACGGGCAACAGCCTCTTATCTCTGACTTTGCAACCACAGACCCCCATGAAATATAG
- a CDS encoding geranylgeranyl reductase family protein, producing the protein MYDCIIVGAGPAGGTAAYHLAKRGRSVLVLEKESLPRYKPCGGGVSPVVAQWFDFDFSPAISLRVKTIRYTWNMGDPVEAELHTPEPIWMVRRDLFDHFLIQKAQEQGAELREQTEVKGIEFKSDRWQVDTANGPVEARYLIAADGAKGPMARWLGFKERKRRIGGALEAEAITPIENPETAHFEFGMVKNGYIWNFPKADGYSIGIGAFRGGLSQNLREIVTEYSTMFGVDFTSIKQHGHPLCLWEGNQKLHTQQALLAGEAACVVDPFTAEGIRPSMFSGLKASEAIDLALSGDIDALERYTAVISEEWGADMAWAQRLAGVFYRVPGLGYKIGIKQSSATRRMGQILSGEARYGDVAESAIKKLSRGLIGG; encoded by the coding sequence ATGTACGATTGCATCATTGTGGGAGCCGGACCTGCCGGTGGCACTGCCGCCTATCATCTGGCAAAGCGGGGTCGTTCGGTCTTGGTCTTAGAGAAAGAGTCTTTACCGCGCTATAAGCCTTGCGGAGGAGGCGTTTCCCCAGTAGTGGCCCAGTGGTTTGACTTTGACTTTTCACCCGCGATTTCTTTGCGAGTGAAGACCATCCGCTATACCTGGAATATGGGTGATCCGGTGGAGGCTGAGCTGCATACACCGGAGCCGATTTGGATGGTGCGTCGGGATCTGTTCGATCACTTTTTAATTCAGAAGGCCCAGGAACAAGGGGCGGAGCTGCGTGAACAGACAGAGGTCAAAGGCATTGAGTTCAAGAGCGATCGCTGGCAGGTTGACACCGCCAACGGTCCAGTAGAAGCGCGCTACCTGATTGCGGCCGACGGTGCCAAGGGGCCAATGGCGCGATGGCTCGGTTTTAAAGAGCGCAAGCGTCGGATTGGCGGAGCCTTAGAGGCCGAAGCCATAACCCCAATCGAAAATCCGGAAACGGCCCATTTTGAGTTTGGGATGGTTAAAAACGGCTATATCTGGAATTTTCCGAAGGCGGACGGCTATTCCATCGGCATTGGTGCCTTTCGCGGAGGGCTATCCCAAAACTTGAGAGAGATCGTCACCGAGTATTCCACGATGTTTGGCGTCGACTTTACCTCTATTAAGCAGCATGGCCATCCCCTCTGTTTGTGGGAAGGAAATCAGAAACTGCATACGCAGCAGGCATTGCTGGCGGGCGAAGCGGCCTGTGTCGTAGACCCGTTTACGGCAGAAGGAATTCGCCCCTCTATGTTTAGTGGTCTCAAGGCTTCTGAGGCCATTGATCTAGCCTTGAGCGGTGACATCGATGCACTGGAGCGCTATACCGCTGTGATTAGTGAAGAGTGGGGGGCTGATATGGCTTGGGCACAGCGACTGGCCGGGGTCTTCTATCGCGTTCCGGGACTGGGATATAAGATTGGTATTAAGCAGTCAAGCGCCACCCGGCGCATGGGGCAAATCCTCTCAGGTGAAGCACGCTACGGCGATGTCGCGGAAAGTGCGATTAAGAAGCTCAGTCGTGGCTTAATCGGTGGCTAA